In Arthrobacter ramosus, one DNA window encodes the following:
- a CDS encoding GntR family transcriptional regulator: protein MPETLTGRDDEARAEQVYQLVLEGIVAGRYEQGVRLRERELSELYNVSRIPVREAIQRLEQDGFVETFPRRGAVVRQLTLTDVNELFDVRLCLETFAARMAAVRVAAGEPGGRLQELLDDTRQAIDDDRTDDVVRLSAAFHAEMVRLSGNRLLIESVKPLFGRMRWIFGLAHNRSNELQRDEHMELCNAILGGKADLAYTLAYSHIELGREPVLKGLAETLEP, encoded by the coding sequence ATGCCCGAAACGCTGACTGGCCGCGATGACGAAGCCCGGGCCGAACAGGTCTACCAGCTGGTTCTTGAAGGAATCGTGGCGGGGAGATACGAGCAGGGCGTGCGGCTGCGCGAGCGGGAGCTCTCCGAGCTTTACAACGTTTCACGAATCCCTGTGCGGGAAGCCATTCAACGCCTTGAGCAGGATGGTTTCGTGGAAACCTTCCCGCGCAGGGGCGCGGTGGTGCGCCAATTGACGCTCACCGACGTCAACGAACTCTTCGACGTGCGGCTCTGCCTGGAAACGTTCGCGGCCCGCATGGCGGCCGTCCGCGTCGCGGCGGGCGAACCGGGGGGTCGCCTGCAGGAACTCCTCGACGACACGAGGCAAGCGATCGACGACGACCGGACCGACGACGTCGTACGCCTCAGTGCTGCGTTCCACGCCGAAATGGTCCGATTGTCCGGCAACCGGCTGCTTATCGAATCGGTCAAACCGTTGTTTGGCCGCATGCGCTGGATCTTCGGGCTCGCCCACAACCGCAGCAACGAACTCCAGCGCGACGAGCACATGGAACTGTGCAACGCCATCCTCGGCGGCAAGGCCGATCTCGCCTACACCTTGGCGTATTCCCACATCGAGCTCGGGCGGGAACCCGTGCTTAAGGGACTTGCGGAGACGCTGGAGCCCTAA
- a CDS encoding amidohydrolase family protein — MNTLIRAVRPWGQALSDVLITDGKITGVEPHDPTRAAGDATVVEGRGRLLVPSFSDVHVHLDSTRIGLPFREHTGGPGVWTMMMNDRQNWRNAEVPLQERVNNTLGRMIAHGTTRVRSYAQIDVDCRLERFDAVMAAKEQFKGQADVDIIAFPQAGLLLEDGTVPLMDQALKAGANVMGGIDPCSLDRDPARHLDIVFGLAEKYQVPIDIHLHEPGELGVFSTDLVIERTRALGMQGKVTMSHAYQLGSVSEATTRRLIDEFAELDISMASVAPGSAGVAGQLPIPLLAEAGVRMGLGEDGQRDYWSPYGNTDMLDRAWQLAFTHGFRKDELIEHCLAIATVGGASILDPSATRLKGTAHRPGVQIGDPAELVLLDGETVASAVMDRGTDRTVIHRGKVVAEQLELI, encoded by the coding sequence TTGAACACCCTGATTCGCGCCGTCCGCCCCTGGGGTCAAGCATTGAGCGACGTCCTCATTACGGACGGCAAGATCACCGGCGTCGAACCGCATGACCCGACGCGTGCCGCGGGCGACGCCACCGTCGTCGAGGGCCGCGGCCGCCTCCTCGTGCCGTCGTTCTCGGACGTCCACGTGCACCTGGACTCCACCCGCATCGGCCTGCCGTTCCGGGAGCACACAGGCGGGCCGGGCGTGTGGACCATGATGATGAACGATCGGCAGAACTGGCGCAACGCCGAGGTTCCGCTGCAGGAACGGGTCAACAACACCCTCGGCCGGATGATCGCGCACGGCACCACGCGCGTCCGCTCCTATGCACAGATCGACGTCGATTGCCGCCTCGAGCGTTTCGATGCCGTGATGGCCGCCAAGGAGCAGTTCAAGGGCCAGGCCGACGTCGACATCATCGCGTTCCCGCAGGCCGGCCTCCTCCTCGAGGACGGCACCGTACCCCTCATGGACCAGGCACTCAAGGCCGGTGCCAACGTCATGGGAGGCATCGATCCTTGCAGCCTCGACCGCGACCCCGCCCGGCATCTGGACATCGTCTTCGGACTGGCCGAAAAGTACCAGGTCCCCATCGACATCCACCTCCACGAGCCCGGCGAGCTCGGTGTCTTCAGCACTGACCTGGTGATCGAGCGCACCCGCGCCCTGGGCATGCAGGGCAAGGTCACAATGTCCCACGCGTACCAGCTGGGCAGCGTCTCCGAAGCCACCACGCGCCGCCTCATCGACGAGTTCGCCGAGCTGGACATCTCCATGGCGTCCGTGGCGCCGGGTTCCGCCGGTGTGGCGGGCCAGCTGCCCATCCCCCTGCTCGCCGAAGCCGGCGTCCGGATGGGCCTGGGCGAGGACGGTCAGCGGGACTACTGGTCCCCCTACGGCAACACGGACATGCTCGACCGCGCATGGCAGCTCGCTTTCACCCACGGCTTCCGCAAGGACGAGCTCATCGAGCACTGCCTCGCGATCGCCACGGTGGGCGGCGCCAGCATCCTTGATCCGTCCGCAACCCGCCTGAAGGGCACGGCACACCGCCCCGGCGTCCAGATCGGCGATCCTGCCGAACTCGTGCTGCTCGACGGCGAAACGGTCGCCTCCGCCGTTATGGACCGCGGCACCGACCGCACGGTGATCCACCGCGGCAAAGTCGTGGCAGAGCAGCTCGAGCTCATCTAA
- a CDS encoding DUF4032 domain-containing protein has protein sequence MTEQSGAKWHDEPTDYAQIGKLPRTEAASANDIAPPASVIGSLNITAAAADPELLDLPWHIALEDWPAANLAALPRGISRHIVRFAHLAGSVIAIKETSEHVARHEYHMLRKLARMDVPCVAPVAVITGRTTIDGKPLNPVLVTRHLKFSMPYRALFSQMLRRDTLTRLIDAQALLLVRLHLIGFYWGDVSLSNTLFRRDAGAFAAYLVDAETGELYPDLSVGQREYDLEIARVNIAGELMDLLEGGLIEEKVDPVATSELIMDSYRRLWAELTEKESFELGERWRVGARIRRLNELGFDVEEYAIKTTADGSTIQLQPKVVDAGHHQRRLLRLTGLDAQENQARRLLNDMDSFRADNNPDMDEEISAHTWVSQIFEPIVRSIPRDLAGKLEPAEVVHEVLEHRWYMSQKQDSYIPLAEAVQSYLDTVLRHRRDEAAIMLNPDTALLKILEAETEESRYDEDEYPDSDD, from the coding sequence ATGACCGAGCAAAGCGGTGCCAAGTGGCATGACGAACCCACCGACTACGCGCAGATCGGCAAACTCCCGCGCACCGAGGCTGCCAGTGCCAATGACATCGCGCCACCGGCGAGTGTGATCGGGTCCCTCAACATCACCGCAGCCGCAGCGGATCCCGAACTCCTGGACTTGCCCTGGCACATCGCCCTCGAGGACTGGCCTGCCGCGAACCTGGCCGCCCTACCCCGCGGCATTTCCCGGCACATCGTGCGTTTCGCGCACCTGGCCGGTTCCGTCATCGCCATCAAGGAAACGTCCGAACACGTTGCCCGGCACGAGTACCACATGCTCCGCAAGCTGGCACGGATGGATGTGCCTTGCGTCGCGCCGGTTGCGGTCATCACCGGCCGCACCACCATTGACGGCAAGCCGCTGAACCCCGTGTTGGTCACCCGGCACCTCAAGTTCTCCATGCCGTACCGGGCGCTCTTCTCCCAGATGCTGCGCCGGGACACCCTGACAAGGCTTATCGACGCCCAAGCGCTGCTGCTGGTGCGCCTGCACCTGATCGGTTTCTATTGGGGCGACGTTTCCTTGTCCAACACCTTGTTCCGCCGCGACGCCGGCGCGTTCGCCGCGTACCTGGTGGACGCCGAGACCGGCGAGCTGTACCCCGATCTATCGGTGGGCCAGCGCGAGTACGATCTGGAGATTGCCCGCGTCAACATCGCCGGGGAGCTCATGGACCTGCTCGAAGGCGGCCTGATCGAAGAGAAGGTGGACCCCGTAGCGACGTCGGAACTCATCATGGACTCGTACCGCCGGCTATGGGCCGAACTTACCGAAAAGGAATCGTTCGAGCTCGGCGAACGCTGGCGCGTGGGCGCACGCATCCGCCGCCTCAACGAACTCGGCTTCGACGTCGAGGAATACGCGATCAAGACCACCGCGGACGGCTCCACCATCCAGCTCCAGCCCAAGGTCGTCGACGCCGGCCATCACCAGCGGCGCCTGCTCCGCCTCACTGGCCTGGATGCCCAGGAGAACCAGGCCCGCCGGCTGCTCAATGACATGGATTCATTCCGGGCGGACAACAACCCGGACATGGACGAAGAAATCAGCGCCCACACCTGGGTCAGCCAGATCTTCGAGCCTATCGTCCGCTCCATCCCGCGCGACCTCGCGGGCAAGCTCGAGCCGGCGGAGGTGGTCCACGAAGTCCTCGAACACCGCTGGTACATGAGCCAGAAGCAGGACAGCTACATCCCCTTGGCGGAAGCGGTGCAATCCTACTTGGACACCGTGCTGCGCCACCGGCGTGACGAAGCCGCCATCATGCTCAATCCGGATACGGCGCTGCTCAAGATCCTCGAAGCTGAAACCGAGGAATCCCGTTACGACGAGGACGAATACCCGGATTCGGACGACTAA
- a CDS encoding ABC transporter ATP-binding protein → MATVTFDNATRLYPGTDKPAVDKLNIDIADGEFLVLVGPSGCGKSTSLRMLAGLEDVNSGRILIGDRDVTDVPPKDRDIAMVFQNYALYPHMTVADNMGFALKIAGVSKEERAERVREAAKLLDLELYLDRKPKALSGGQRQRVAMGRAIVRNPQVFLMDEPLSNLDAKLRVQTRTQIASLTRRLGVTTVYVTHDQVEAMTMGDRVAVLKDGLLQQVDTPRNLYDRPKNVFVAGFIGSPAMNLLELPVVDGGVQFGGTVYPVPHDVLEEAHGKTVTLGSRPEDLETVGAGEGLEVEVDVVEELGADAYVYGHTTLDGKSHDIVARVDGRRPPMKGESIFVRPQSGHVHLFDTKSGLRLGD, encoded by the coding sequence GTGGCTACAGTTACTTTTGATAACGCTACGCGTCTGTACCCGGGCACAGATAAGCCCGCCGTCGATAAGCTCAACATCGACATCGCCGATGGCGAATTCCTGGTCCTCGTTGGACCCTCCGGTTGCGGTAAGTCCACCTCGCTGCGCATGCTCGCAGGTCTTGAGGATGTGAACTCCGGCCGCATTCTGATCGGTGACCGCGACGTCACGGACGTCCCGCCGAAGGACCGCGACATCGCCATGGTCTTCCAGAACTACGCTCTGTACCCGCACATGACGGTTGCGGACAACATGGGCTTCGCACTCAAGATCGCCGGCGTCTCCAAGGAAGAGCGCGCCGAGCGTGTCCGCGAAGCAGCCAAGCTTCTTGACCTCGAGCTTTACCTGGACCGCAAGCCGAAGGCGCTCTCCGGCGGCCAGCGTCAGCGCGTTGCCATGGGCCGCGCAATCGTCCGTAACCCGCAGGTCTTCCTCATGGATGAGCCCCTTTCCAACTTGGACGCCAAGCTTCGTGTCCAGACCCGCACCCAGATCGCGTCCCTGACCCGCCGCCTCGGCGTCACCACGGTCTACGTGACCCACGACCAGGTCGAGGCCATGACCATGGGTGACCGCGTCGCTGTTCTCAAGGACGGCCTGCTGCAGCAGGTAGACACCCCGCGCAACCTGTACGACCGCCCGAAGAACGTCTTCGTTGCCGGCTTCATCGGCTCCCCCGCCATGAACCTGCTGGAACTGCCCGTCGTCGACGGCGGCGTCCAGTTCGGTGGCACGGTTTACCCGGTCCCGCACGATGTCCTCGAAGAGGCACACGGCAAGACCGTCACGCTCGGTTCCCGTCCGGAAGACCTCGAGACCGTTGGTGCCGGCGAAGGCCTTGAAGTTGAGGTTGACGTCGTCGAAGAGCTCGGCGCTGACGCTTACGTCTACGGCCACACCACGCTTGATGGCAAGAGCCACGACATCGTGGCCCGCGTCGACGGCCGCCGCCCCCCGATGAAGGGCGAGTCCATCTTCGTTCGTCCGCAGTCGGGCCACGTGCACTTGTTCGACACCAAGTCGGGCCTGCGCCTGGGCGACTAA
- a CDS encoding ABC transporter substrate-binding protein has protein sequence MNTPTRALALAVLIATAATGCAAGQNQPGTAASGASSTEQAPEVVKPGFTTKGGNINVLMSSDFQTLDPGNSNYVQTANVGQLYYRNLTMAKETAGQPPTIVPDLATDTGQVSKDGLTWTFTLQKGVKFEDGRPITSADVKYGIERTFAQDVYTQAPQELNAALDAGGYKGPYKDPSADLKAVETPDERTIVFHLKKPFAEFPALASRSNTSPVPKDKDTKLDYTNHPVSSGPYMVDSYSRGKSLKLVRNRNWDPSTDPNRSALPDTFSFSLSTSQATISQQLLANSDPNALTLDSNGALQTSDSAKLADAQVKDRVASGLLGCNDVLSLNTEKISDPDVRKAIALALDRQSILVQYGGRRFGELTQTPLNAKMRGYVAQDLEIDPTGKPKLEEAKKLLEGKNYPKTLTYGYANNRDAYKNTGTVIQQNLKALGIDVQLVPIPAPNYYSVLASDQLPDIARSGWCGGADPASVRTSADPILGPNNDGTSYGFSNTSRYFDPQISKAMFGLRNTAGTSEELGKKWSEEFGKALKTYPIIPLVRSHTNSVVGSNIRNAQVGYFFGGIDLSIVGVEH, from the coding sequence ATGAATACCCCCACCAGAGCGCTGGCCCTTGCCGTGCTGATCGCCACCGCTGCCACAGGCTGCGCGGCAGGACAGAACCAGCCCGGAACTGCCGCATCAGGCGCTTCAAGCACCGAGCAGGCTCCCGAAGTGGTCAAGCCCGGTTTCACCACCAAGGGCGGCAACATCAACGTCCTGATGTCATCGGACTTCCAAACCCTGGACCCAGGCAACAGCAACTACGTCCAGACGGCAAACGTCGGCCAGCTGTATTACAGGAACCTCACCATGGCGAAGGAGACGGCCGGCCAGCCGCCCACCATCGTTCCGGACCTCGCCACGGACACGGGCCAGGTGTCCAAAGACGGACTCACCTGGACGTTCACCCTCCAGAAGGGCGTCAAGTTCGAAGACGGCCGCCCCATCACCTCCGCCGATGTCAAGTACGGCATCGAACGCACGTTCGCCCAAGACGTTTACACCCAGGCCCCGCAAGAGCTCAACGCAGCGCTCGACGCCGGCGGCTACAAGGGGCCGTACAAGGATCCTTCCGCTGACCTCAAGGCCGTTGAAACGCCCGACGAACGCACTATCGTCTTCCACTTGAAGAAGCCGTTCGCCGAGTTCCCGGCTTTGGCCTCCCGTTCCAACACCTCACCTGTCCCGAAGGACAAGGACACCAAGCTGGACTACACCAACCACCCGGTGTCGTCGGGCCCGTACATGGTTGATTCGTACAGCCGCGGAAAGTCGCTCAAACTGGTGCGCAACCGGAACTGGGATCCGTCCACCGATCCCAACCGATCGGCGCTTCCGGACACTTTCAGTTTCTCGCTCTCCACCTCGCAGGCCACCATCAGCCAGCAGCTCCTGGCCAATTCCGACCCCAATGCGCTCACCTTGGACTCCAACGGTGCACTGCAGACCTCGGATTCGGCCAAGCTGGCTGATGCCCAGGTCAAAGACCGTGTTGCTTCGGGACTGCTCGGTTGCAACGACGTCCTCAGCCTCAACACAGAGAAGATCTCCGATCCCGATGTCCGCAAGGCGATCGCCCTGGCCCTGGACCGTCAGTCCATCCTCGTCCAGTACGGCGGACGTCGCTTCGGTGAACTCACCCAGACCCCGCTCAACGCCAAGATGCGCGGCTACGTAGCCCAGGACCTGGAGATCGACCCCACCGGCAAGCCCAAGCTGGAGGAAGCCAAGAAGCTCCTCGAAGGCAAGAACTACCCCAAGACCCTCACCTACGGGTATGCCAACAACCGGGATGCCTACAAGAACACGGGCACCGTGATCCAGCAGAACCTCAAGGCCTTGGGCATCGACGTCCAGCTCGTGCCGATCCCGGCTCCGAACTACTACTCCGTTCTGGCCAGTGACCAGCTGCCGGACATTGCGCGCTCGGGATGGTGCGGCGGCGCCGACCCCGCGTCAGTGCGTACGTCAGCCGATCCCATCCTCGGACCCAACAACGACGGCACCAGCTACGGCTTCTCCAACACTTCGCGCTACTTCGATCCGCAGATTTCGAAGGCCATGTTCGGGCTCCGGAACACAGCCGGGACCTCGGAAGAACTCGGCAAGAAGTGGTCTGAGGAGTTCGGCAAGGCCCTGAAGACCTACCCGATCATCCCGCTCGTCCGCAGCCACACCAACAGTGTGGTGGGCTCCAACATCCGCAATGCCCAAGTGGGCTACTTCTTCGGCGGCATCGACCTCTCGATCGTCGGGGTCGAGCACTAA
- a CDS encoding ABC transporter ATP-binding protein: protein MTQLQPSPAGQPATRTGAFLDVRNLSVKFPTDDGLVSAVNGMDFSLERGQTLGIVGESGSGKSVTSQALMGLLKGTSARVTGQALFQGKDLVTLPESGMRQLRGRNIGMIFQDPLSALHPFYTVGHQIAEAYLVHNKASKKQARTAAVDMLGKVGIPSPEQRYDEYPHHFSGGMRQRAMIAMALICEPELLIADEPTTALDVTVQAQILDLMSELQEETNSALILITHDLGVVAEICDSVLVMYGGQCVESGPVDEIFYDTQHPYTLGLLKSMPTLSSSSGRLNPIPGQPPSLLDLPKGCIFNARCEYAALAGDGVCASQRPELVIEDGHGKRCHLSGPQIVTIRNTR, encoded by the coding sequence ATGACCCAGCTCCAACCCAGTCCGGCCGGTCAGCCGGCCACGCGAACCGGCGCCTTCCTGGACGTCCGCAACCTTTCGGTAAAATTCCCCACCGACGACGGTCTTGTCTCTGCCGTCAACGGGATGGATTTCTCGTTGGAGCGCGGGCAGACCCTCGGCATCGTCGGAGAATCCGGGTCCGGCAAGTCGGTCACCAGCCAGGCGCTCATGGGACTGCTCAAGGGAACCTCCGCCCGCGTCACCGGCCAGGCGTTGTTCCAGGGCAAGGACCTTGTGACGCTGCCCGAATCCGGCATGCGACAACTTCGCGGCCGGAACATCGGCATGATCTTCCAGGATCCGCTCTCGGCCCTGCATCCCTTCTACACTGTGGGTCATCAGATCGCCGAGGCCTACCTCGTCCACAACAAGGCGAGCAAGAAGCAAGCCCGCACAGCCGCCGTCGACATGCTTGGAAAGGTAGGCATTCCCAGCCCCGAGCAGCGGTACGACGAATACCCGCACCACTTCTCCGGGGGCATGCGCCAACGCGCCATGATCGCCATGGCCTTGATCTGCGAACCGGAACTGCTCATCGCCGATGAACCCACCACCGCCCTGGACGTCACCGTGCAGGCACAGATCCTCGACCTCATGTCCGAGCTCCAGGAAGAAACGAACTCGGCCCTCATCCTCATCACCCACGATCTTGGCGTGGTGGCCGAAATCTGCGATTCCGTGCTGGTCATGTACGGCGGGCAGTGCGTCGAATCGGGCCCAGTGGACGAGATCTTCTACGACACACAGCACCCGTACACACTCGGCCTGCTCAAATCGATGCCCACGCTGAGCAGTTCCTCGGGCAGGCTCAACCCCATTCCGGGCCAGCCACCGTCGCTCCTTGACCTCCCGAAAGGCTGCATCTTCAACGCCCGGTGCGAATACGCAGCCCTCGCCGGCGACGGAGTGTGCGCAAGCCAGCGGCCGGAACTCGTGATCGAGGACGGCCACGGCAAGCGCTGCCACCTGAGCGGCCCCCAGATCGTCACCATTCGGAATACGCGTTAG
- a CDS encoding ABC transporter ATP-binding protein encodes MDTQAILQVENLQKHFPIKGGLFSPKGSKTVKAVDGVSFSLARGQTLGLVGESGCGKSTTGRMVARLMDPTGGRILIDGVDISQLGGHDLYNFRRKVQMIFQDPFASLNPRQTVGTAIAAPMLAQKINPAGGLKNRVRELLEQVGLKPEHYNRFPHEFSGGQRQRVGIARAISLNPSVIVCDEPVSALDVSVQAQVVNLLQEIQRDTGVAYIFIAHDLSVVRHISHEVAVMYLGKIVEQGAREELFRDPRHPYTQALLSAVPLPDPRAARQQQKIRLRGDLPSPANPPSGCVFRTRCPLFGTLDPEQQQRCISEIPRPASAAAPACHHAGLESAALAGVQ; translated from the coding sequence ATGGACACGCAGGCAATTCTCCAGGTGGAGAACCTCCAGAAGCATTTCCCCATCAAAGGCGGGCTGTTCTCCCCCAAGGGGTCCAAGACTGTCAAAGCGGTCGACGGCGTCTCGTTCAGTCTCGCGCGCGGCCAGACTTTGGGGCTCGTGGGTGAGTCCGGCTGCGGAAAGTCGACCACCGGACGGATGGTCGCGCGGCTCATGGATCCCACCGGCGGGAGGATCCTGATCGACGGCGTGGACATCAGCCAGCTGGGCGGCCACGATCTGTACAACTTCCGCCGCAAGGTCCAAATGATCTTCCAGGACCCCTTCGCCTCGCTCAATCCACGGCAAACCGTGGGCACGGCCATCGCGGCGCCGATGCTGGCACAAAAGATCAACCCGGCCGGCGGCCTCAAGAACCGCGTCAGGGAACTCCTCGAACAAGTAGGCCTCAAGCCTGAGCACTACAACCGTTTCCCACACGAGTTCTCCGGCGGCCAGCGCCAGCGCGTGGGAATCGCGCGCGCCATTTCGCTGAACCCGTCCGTGATTGTGTGCGACGAACCCGTGTCCGCCCTCGATGTCTCAGTACAAGCACAGGTGGTCAACTTGCTGCAGGAAATCCAGCGGGACACCGGAGTGGCATACATTTTCATCGCGCACGATCTTTCCGTGGTCCGCCATATCTCGCATGAGGTGGCGGTGATGTACCTCGGCAAGATCGTGGAACAAGGAGCCCGGGAGGAGCTGTTCCGGGATCCCCGGCATCCCTACACGCAAGCGCTCTTGTCCGCCGTGCCCTTGCCGGATCCCCGGGCAGCCCGCCAGCAGCAAAAGATCCGGCTGCGGGGAGACCTACCCTCGCCGGCAAACCCACCCAGCGGCTGCGTCTTCCGCACCCGGTGTCCGTTGTTCGGCACCTTGGACCCGGAACAACAGCAACGCTGCATCAGCGAAATCCCCCGACCCGCCAGCGCGGCTGCGCCGGCCTGCCATCACGCAGGTCTGGAATCTGCAGCCCTCGCTGGGGTGCAATAG
- a CDS encoding ABC transporter permease, with amino-acid sequence MNRAPPLTQLQSTVEATAASPSPSPAPNRPTAEARSLLATAWLRIRRSKIALLSLCFVVAIMLFAILGPLLSAMSGNDPFTSNTSPDVLDDLQTPGLPLPGYMYPSASHWLGVEPGLGRDLFARLAYGGQVSLTIALLSTAVSVVLGTVIGAAAGYFGGKTDAIISRIMDLFLAFPHLLLVLSLTPILQSRLRDTPLGQGSFLPMASLVIILGFFGWAYLARIVRGQVLSLREREFVEAARSFGASHLSVLFRQIIPNVMGVVLVYATMLIPTNISAEAALSFLGVGVKDPTPSWGQMLNAAQSGNWYLSDPWFLAVPGAMLIVTVLAFNLLGDAVRDALDPKASRH; translated from the coding sequence ATGAATCGAGCACCCCCGTTGACCCAGCTACAGTCCACCGTCGAAGCTACGGCTGCGAGTCCGTCCCCCAGCCCGGCCCCGAATAGACCCACCGCCGAGGCGCGGTCGCTCCTGGCCACGGCCTGGCTGCGGATCCGCCGGAGCAAGATTGCCTTGCTGAGCCTCTGCTTCGTGGTGGCCATCATGTTGTTCGCCATCCTCGGCCCGCTGCTCAGTGCCATGTCCGGCAACGATCCCTTCACGTCCAACACGAGCCCCGACGTCCTGGACGACCTCCAGACTCCCGGGTTGCCGCTGCCCGGATACATGTACCCCTCGGCAAGCCACTGGCTGGGCGTGGAACCCGGCTTGGGCCGCGACCTGTTTGCTCGCCTTGCCTACGGTGGCCAGGTATCCCTCACCATTGCCCTGCTGTCCACTGCGGTCTCGGTGGTCCTGGGAACTGTGATCGGTGCAGCCGCGGGCTACTTCGGCGGCAAAACGGACGCCATCATCAGCCGGATCATGGATCTCTTCCTCGCCTTCCCGCACCTCTTGCTGGTCCTTTCGCTGACACCCATCCTGCAGTCACGGCTCAGGGACACCCCGCTGGGCCAAGGCAGCTTTCTCCCCATGGCTTCACTCGTGATCATCCTGGGCTTCTTCGGCTGGGCATACCTCGCCCGCATCGTCCGTGGCCAGGTGCTGAGCCTCCGCGAGCGCGAGTTCGTCGAGGCCGCGCGATCCTTCGGTGCCTCGCACTTGAGCGTGCTGTTCCGGCAGATCATTCCCAACGTCATGGGCGTCGTCCTGGTCTACGCCACCATGCTCATCCCCACGAACATCTCCGCAGAAGCCGCGCTGTCCTTCCTCGGCGTCGGCGTCAAGGACCCCACGCCGTCGTGGGGCCAGATGCTCAACGCCGCCCAATCTGGCAACTGGTACCTCAGCGATCCCTGGTTCCTGGCAGTCCCCGGCGCCATGCTCATCGTCACCGTCCTGGCGTTCAACCTGCTCGGCGACGCCGTACGCGATGCCCTGGACCCCAAGGCATCACGCCACTAA
- a CDS encoding ABC transporter permease, translating to MIRFIFRRTGSLILLLIAVSFITFTLFQLGPADPASAACGQECTPERIAEARVALGMDHPFLIQYIDYMRGLVSTRMIGAPGAESTCQWPCLGKSFQTNENVSDIIARSLPYTLSMAVGALVLWTVSGVGLGLLAALRKGSATDKFIVGAASIGVSLPIPVTGLFLLLVFVNQLHLLPFTTNEINSPFGPHGPGAWVLNYFLPWVALAVLFSAAYIRVTRTNMIETFSEDFIRTARAKGLAPRTVTFKHGVRAGITPVVTMLGMDIGLLLGGAVLTEQIFSVPGLGFTAVRAAISGDLPVTMAITMLAAFFVIVANVVVDLAYAAIDPRVRLQ from the coding sequence ATGATCAGATTCATCTTTCGCCGGACAGGCTCCCTGATCCTGCTTCTCATCGCCGTCAGCTTCATCACCTTTACGCTATTCCAGCTCGGACCCGCCGATCCTGCGTCCGCCGCTTGCGGCCAGGAGTGCACTCCGGAACGCATTGCGGAAGCCCGCGTGGCCCTTGGTATGGACCATCCTTTCCTGATCCAGTACATCGACTACATGCGCGGTTTGGTCTCGACCCGGATGATCGGTGCTCCCGGAGCCGAGTCGACCTGCCAGTGGCCGTGCCTCGGCAAATCGTTCCAAACCAATGAAAACGTCTCGGACATCATCGCCCGATCCTTGCCCTACACGCTCTCCATGGCGGTCGGCGCGCTCGTGCTCTGGACCGTTTCCGGCGTCGGGCTCGGTTTGCTCGCCGCCCTTCGCAAGGGATCTGCTACGGACAAGTTCATCGTCGGCGCAGCGTCCATTGGTGTCTCGCTACCAATCCCCGTCACCGGCTTGTTCCTGTTGCTGGTTTTCGTCAACCAGTTGCACCTCTTACCCTTCACGACGAACGAGATCAACAGCCCCTTCGGTCCGCATGGTCCGGGGGCCTGGGTGCTCAACTACTTCCTGCCCTGGGTTGCCCTCGCGGTGCTTTTCAGCGCGGCGTACATCCGGGTCACCCGGACCAACATGATCGAGACCTTCAGCGAGGACTTCATCCGCACGGCCCGCGCCAAGGGCCTGGCGCCCCGAACAGTGACGTTCAAGCACGGCGTGCGGGCCGGCATCACTCCTGTCGTGACCATGCTTGGCATGGACATCGGACTCCTCCTCGGTGGAGCGGTCCTCACCGAGCAGATCTTCTCCGTCCCGGGGCTCGGTTTCACGGCCGTCCGGGCCGCCATTTCCGGCGACCTCCCCGTCACCATGGCCATCACCATGCTGGCTGCTTTCTTCGTCATCGTCGCGAATGTCGTTGTCGACCTCGCCTACGCTGCCATCGATCCCCGAGTGAGGCTCCAATGA